A single region of the Bdellovibrio sp. GT3 genome encodes:
- the mutM gene encoding bifunctional DNA-formamidopyrimidine glycosylase/DNA-(apurinic or apyrimidinic site) lyase, which yields MPELPEVEVVRQGLEKILSKQPTLEKIELKRPDLRDPIPLKQLKTLVGQKIKKVERRAKYLLLWTDKGGMLSHLGMTGTWRVAPSGDERLHDHIYLHFSGGLRLAYRDPRRFGIFDFVPAHDVAAHPRLRVLGPEPLSSEFSGESLWQSLRNKEVALKVAIMDQKVVVGVGNIYASEALFAAKIKPSLSAKKLSLERAKLLVKEIRRILADSIAKGGSSISDFAQTSGESGYFQNTFKVYDRAGLPCVVCKQQIKSKVMGGRNTFWCSHCQK from the coding sequence ATGCCGGAATTGCCAGAGGTTGAGGTTGTTCGCCAAGGACTTGAAAAGATCCTGAGCAAACAACCAACACTTGAAAAGATTGAACTGAAGCGTCCTGATTTGCGTGATCCTATTCCTTTGAAGCAATTGAAGACTCTAGTAGGTCAGAAAATTAAGAAGGTTGAGCGTCGTGCGAAGTATCTTTTGTTGTGGACCGACAAGGGCGGAATGCTTTCGCACTTGGGGATGACCGGTACCTGGCGCGTGGCCCCATCAGGGGATGAGCGGCTGCATGATCATATATATCTTCATTTTTCCGGTGGCTTGCGCTTGGCCTACCGCGACCCGCGTCGTTTCGGAATTTTTGACTTTGTGCCGGCGCACGATGTTGCTGCGCATCCAAGGTTGCGTGTTTTGGGACCCGAACCCCTGAGTTCTGAATTTTCAGGCGAATCGTTGTGGCAAAGTTTGCGCAACAAGGAAGTCGCGTTGAAGGTTGCGATCATGGACCAGAAAGTTGTCGTAGGGGTGGGGAACATCTACGCCAGCGAGGCACTTTTTGCGGCAAAAATTAAGCCTTCTTTGTCGGCAAAAAAACTCTCTCTTGAGAGAGCAAAATTGCTAGTTAAGGAGATCCGTAGAATCCTTGCTGACAGCATCGCAAAAGGTGGTTCTTCCATTAGTGATTTTGCTCAAACTTCAGGCGAAAGTGGTTACTTTCAAAATACCTTCAAAGTCTATGATCGGGCGGGTTTGCCCTGTGTTGTTTGCAAACAACAGATCAAGTCCAAGGTTATGGGTGGACGAAATACTTTTTGGTGCAGCCACTGCCAGAAATAA
- a CDS encoding acyl-CoA dehydrogenase, protein MDSINSLYGYFLECCTWAWVLGSIVALLFVGFFGSPLIVWTIVLAAIMVGFAAPMWLWIVFAVVAVIFNVPPIRTALVTSGVFAIFKKFQFLPKISDTEKAALDAGVVWVEKDLFSGKPNFQNLMNEPYPDLTAEEKAFMNGPVEALCKMIDHWEIYKTKDIPQPIWDYIKKEKFLGMIVPKEYGGLGFSALCHSEVIMKLSSRSIAVAIQVMVPNSLGPAELLAHYGTDAQKNHWLPRLAEGKEIPCFGLTEPNAGSDAGAIVSTGVLFKDTDGKIKIKLNWNKRWITLAAISSVIGLAFRLRDPENLLGKGEDLGITCALIPSNTPGVVLGKRHDPLNTPFYNCPTHGKDVVVDAEDAIVGGLANAGKGWMMLMECLAAGRGISLPAQATGGTKLAARVTSAHAVVRRQFGVSIGKFEGVEEPLARIGAAAYTLEAMRKYCLGALDKGIKPGVITAMQKYYTTEMGRKVIIDAMDIMGGAGISMGPRNVLAEIYIATPIGITVEGANIMTRTLIVFGQGALRAHPFAYAEVKAYEANDLKGFDRAFFGHIGHIVRNTCRAILLSCSRGYLASTPDCHPEMKVYFRRMSWTSATFALLSDVAMGVLGGSLKMKEKITGRFADILAHMYIATAILRRFEAEGRREEDLAFAHYNLKMCMVEIQKGFDGIFDNLKIPGLRWFFKGWIGAWSRINSIGSQASDGWTHAIAAEMMKEGGIRDRLTDGIYLPKERDQAIGRLDYAFTVSLRAEAAEKKIKKAIRDGVLPKKKANMLIDDALAKNVINAEEAGLMKEADAVRYDAILVDEFTEEQYHANKVIR, encoded by the coding sequence GTGGATTCAATCAACTCGTTGTATGGGTATTTCTTAGAGTGTTGCACTTGGGCTTGGGTTTTGGGCTCGATTGTGGCGCTTTTGTTTGTTGGCTTCTTTGGAAGTCCTTTGATCGTGTGGACGATCGTTTTGGCGGCTATCATGGTGGGCTTTGCGGCTCCGATGTGGCTTTGGATCGTGTTCGCTGTTGTGGCAGTGATCTTTAACGTTCCGCCGATTCGTACAGCACTTGTTACTTCAGGTGTGTTTGCGATCTTTAAAAAGTTCCAGTTTTTGCCAAAAATTTCTGACACCGAGAAAGCCGCTCTGGATGCGGGTGTGGTGTGGGTGGAGAAAGATCTTTTCTCTGGTAAACCAAACTTCCAAAACTTGATGAATGAGCCTTACCCGGATTTGACGGCTGAGGAAAAAGCGTTCATGAACGGTCCGGTTGAAGCTCTTTGTAAAATGATCGACCACTGGGAGATCTACAAAACCAAAGATATTCCTCAACCAATTTGGGACTATATCAAAAAAGAAAAATTCTTGGGGATGATCGTACCTAAAGAGTACGGTGGTCTTGGATTCTCGGCGCTGTGTCACTCTGAAGTGATTATGAAGCTGTCATCACGTTCTATCGCGGTTGCGATTCAAGTGATGGTTCCAAACTCATTGGGTCCTGCAGAGCTTTTGGCTCACTACGGTACTGATGCTCAGAAAAATCACTGGTTGCCTCGTTTGGCTGAAGGTAAGGAAATCCCTTGCTTCGGTTTGACAGAGCCAAATGCAGGTTCTGATGCGGGCGCGATTGTTTCCACTGGTGTGCTTTTCAAAGACACTGATGGCAAAATCAAAATCAAATTGAACTGGAACAAGCGTTGGATCACGCTGGCTGCGATCTCTTCTGTGATCGGTCTTGCGTTCCGTTTGCGTGACCCGGAAAATCTTTTGGGTAAAGGTGAGGACCTGGGCATCACTTGTGCTTTGATCCCTTCCAATACACCAGGCGTGGTTCTTGGTAAACGTCATGATCCTCTAAATACTCCGTTCTACAACTGTCCTACACACGGTAAAGACGTGGTGGTTGACGCTGAAGACGCTATCGTTGGTGGTCTTGCTAACGCTGGTAAAGGTTGGATGATGTTGATGGAGTGCTTGGCTGCAGGCCGTGGTATCTCTCTTCCAGCTCAGGCAACAGGCGGAACGAAATTGGCGGCTCGCGTGACTTCTGCACATGCAGTGGTTCGTCGTCAGTTCGGTGTTTCCATCGGTAAATTCGAAGGTGTTGAAGAGCCTTTGGCACGTATTGGTGCTGCGGCTTACACACTTGAAGCGATGAGAAAGTACTGCTTGGGTGCTCTTGATAAAGGTATCAAACCAGGCGTTATCACAGCGATGCAAAAATACTATACGACTGAAATGGGTCGTAAAGTGATCATCGACGCGATGGACATCATGGGCGGTGCGGGTATCTCCATGGGACCTCGCAACGTACTTGCTGAAATCTATATCGCAACTCCAATCGGTATCACGGTTGAAGGTGCAAACATCATGACTCGTACGTTGATCGTATTCGGTCAAGGTGCTCTTCGTGCGCATCCGTTCGCGTATGCTGAAGTAAAAGCTTACGAGGCTAATGACCTTAAAGGATTCGACCGTGCATTCTTCGGTCATATCGGTCACATCGTTCGTAACACGTGCCGCGCGATCTTGTTGTCATGCTCTCGCGGTTACCTTGCTTCCACTCCGGATTGTCATCCAGAGATGAAAGTATACTTCCGTCGTATGTCCTGGACTTCCGCTACTTTCGCATTGCTATCTGATGTGGCAATGGGCGTATTGGGTGGTTCTTTGAAAATGAAGGAAAAAATCACAGGTCGTTTCGCGGATATCCTGGCTCATATGTATATCGCAACTGCGATCCTTCGCCGTTTCGAAGCAGAAGGTCGTCGCGAAGAAGACTTGGCATTTGCTCACTACAACTTGAAAATGTGCATGGTTGAAATCCAAAAAGGTTTCGACGGTATCTTTGACAACTTGAAGATCCCAGGTCTTCGTTGGTTCTTCAAAGGTTGGATCGGTGCTTGGTCTCGTATCAATTCCATCGGTTCCCAGGCTTCTGACGGTTGGACTCACGCTATCGCTGCTGAAATGATGAAAGAAGGCGGTATTCGTGATCGTTTGACGGATGGTATCTACCTTCCAAAAGAACGTGATCAAGCCATCGGTCGTTTGGATTACGCATTCACAGTTTCTTTGCGTGCTGAAGCAGCTGAGAAGAAAATCAAAAAAGCGATCCGTGACGGCGTTCTTCCTAAGAAGAAAGCAAACATGCTGATTGACGACGCTTTGGCGAAAAACGTGATCAATGCTGAAGAAGCTGGCTTGATGAAAGAAGCTGATGCTGTACGCTACGACGCGATCCTGGTGGATGAGTTCACTGAAGAGCAATACCATGCTAACAAAGTGATCCGCTAG
- a CDS encoding acylneuraminate cytidylyltransferase — protein MKAIVIAALLALSFTTGFTCSKNQPAETTTTEAAPATEATPAEGTAVPAADATATPAATEAAPAAPAGETK, from the coding sequence ATGAAAGCTATCGTTATCGCAGCTTTGCTAGCACTTTCTTTCACAACTGGTTTCACTTGCTCTAAAAACCAACCAGCTGAAACTACAACTACTGAAGCAGCTCCAGCTACTGAAGCTACTCCAGCTGAAGGCACTGCAGTTCCAGCAGCTGACGCTACTGCTACTCCAGCAGCAACTGAAGCAGCTCCAGCAGCTCCAGCGGGCGAAACTAAGTAA
- a CDS encoding ABC transporter substrate-binding protein, with product MKSIILVLSSVLLLSSCSWFHRTKMISIGIANLPETLDPVQYSINPEASIVRLLHRALFTFAMDPKTGEYRIESAVAELPVIQGKKISIKVKDGAKFNFLSGDQKIVRDIDSEDIAATILRVADPDSHSVVNQDLDGIVGLQEWKKLSPENRRTKYPTGISFPDKKTVQVELRNPNPFWHQNLVKTQFLILPKEAYQNKEFTSWQKGTGEFHILTQDAISLTIVKDGQNLKLLFMGKLSNSQQLFDADKISVLFVPDGVRLGDFKFSVFTKELERQKGVLLVGPALNLGYLRLSSQWMKKNPDGKLRVSQGLRRDEIVSALLPMTGKPMLEIVPGITAPSAAEKTVTNGKPLNLRLGLPDISESRSFADAITGQLSRHGITVQTQFLQPEIMEKEFSLGRFDLISQYWVMDAPDWTGFMNFLADGSTGVTTKWNQAVSKGSLPEALQSMNSSLQTNSGWIPLVSSGRMVIHKKNIQGLRFDGLFVDFSQARIE from the coding sequence GTGAAAAGTATAATTTTGGTTTTATCGAGCGTTTTGCTATTGAGCTCTTGTTCCTGGTTTCACAGAACCAAGATGATTTCAATTGGTATTGCGAACCTTCCTGAAACGCTGGACCCGGTTCAATATAGCATTAATCCTGAAGCCAGTATTGTCAGACTATTGCATCGGGCGCTTTTCACCTTCGCAATGGATCCCAAAACCGGGGAGTATCGTATTGAATCTGCTGTCGCGGAGCTGCCGGTGATTCAGGGGAAAAAGATTTCAATCAAAGTTAAGGATGGCGCAAAATTTAATTTCCTGTCCGGTGATCAAAAAATCGTCAGGGATATTGATTCCGAAGATATTGCTGCAACAATTTTGCGGGTTGCCGACCCTGATTCGCATTCTGTTGTGAACCAGGACTTGGACGGCATTGTGGGGCTTCAGGAATGGAAAAAGCTTTCTCCGGAAAATCGTCGTACTAAATATCCAACAGGTATTTCTTTTCCGGATAAAAAGACTGTGCAAGTGGAATTAAGAAATCCAAATCCATTTTGGCATCAGAATCTGGTGAAAACACAATTTCTGATTCTTCCTAAAGAGGCTTATCAAAATAAAGAATTCACCTCCTGGCAAAAAGGCACAGGGGAATTTCACATCCTCACTCAGGATGCAATATCTTTGACGATTGTGAAAGATGGCCAAAATTTGAAGCTTTTGTTTATGGGTAAGTTGTCTAATTCTCAGCAGCTTTTTGATGCCGATAAAATCAGTGTCTTGTTTGTTCCTGATGGTGTTCGTCTGGGGGATTTCAAGTTTTCCGTTTTCACCAAAGAACTTGAACGGCAGAAGGGTGTATTGCTGGTCGGTCCCGCTTTAAACCTGGGATACTTAAGACTGTCTTCACAATGGATGAAGAAAAATCCTGATGGTAAACTGCGCGTTTCACAGGGCTTGCGTCGTGATGAGATTGTCAGTGCATTACTTCCGATGACCGGAAAACCGATGCTGGAAATCGTACCCGGAATCACCGCACCTTCCGCTGCTGAAAAGACGGTTACAAATGGTAAGCCATTGAACCTGCGCTTGGGCTTGCCGGATATTAGTGAATCACGGTCGTTTGCTGATGCCATCACGGGGCAGTTGTCGCGTCACGGAATCACTGTGCAAACTCAGTTTTTGCAACCTGAGATTATGGAAAAGGAATTTTCACTTGGACGGTTTGATTTGATTTCCCAGTATTGGGTGATGGATGCACCGGACTGGACGGGCTTTATGAATTTCCTGGCTGACGGATCGACAGGTGTGACTACCAAGTGGAATCAAGCCGTTTCCAAGGGGTCTTTGCCAGAAGCTTTGCAATCCATGAATAGTTCTCTGCAAACAAACTCGGGATGGATCCCCTTGGTTTCTTCAGGCCGCATGGTGATTCACAAAAAAAATATTCAGGGGCTCCGCTTTGATGGGTTGTTTGTGGACTTCAGTCAGGCACGAATTGAATAG
- the ahpC gene encoding alkyl hydroperoxide reductase subunit C, translated as MQTLINTQVPDFKVEAYHNNGFKTVSQADLKGKWAIFFFYPADFTFVCPTELGDMADKYADFQKLGVEVYGVSTDTHFTHKAWHDTSETIKKIKYPMLADPTGTLTRAFGVHIEEAGLAYRGTFLINPQGKIVLAEVQDNGIGRNADELFRKTQAAQYIAANPGEVCPAKWTPGKSTLKPGLDLVGKI; from the coding sequence ATGCAAACATTGATCAACACACAAGTGCCTGACTTTAAAGTAGAAGCTTACCACAACAACGGTTTCAAAACTGTTTCTCAAGCTGACCTTAAAGGTAAATGGGCTATCTTCTTCTTCTACCCAGCTGACTTCACATTCGTATGCCCTACTGAATTGGGTGACATGGCTGATAAATATGCTGATTTCCAAAAATTGGGCGTAGAAGTATACGGTGTTTCTACAGACACTCACTTCACACACAAAGCTTGGCACGATACTTCTGAAACTATCAAAAAAATCAAATACCCAATGTTGGCTGACCCAACTGGTACTTTGACTCGCGCTTTCGGTGTTCACATTGAAGAAGCTGGTCTTGCTTACCGTGGTACTTTCTTGATCAACCCACAAGGTAAAATCGTTTTGGCTGAAGTTCAAGACAACGGCATCGGCCGTAATGCTGATGAATTGTTCCGCAAAACTCAAGCGGCTCAATACATCGCTGCGAACCCAGGCGAAGTTTGCCCAGCTAAATGGACTCCAGGTAAATCTACTTTGAAACCTGGCTTGGATCTAGTTGGTAAAATCTAA
- a CDS encoding TIGR02147 family protein, with protein MVTITYRQLIKQELDARIKDNDQYSMRAMAKQLNLSSAMLSSILNGKRNLSGKRALEIAKGLKFNKKKTDYFMALVQLDSVKSDDARTELLETIFSLAPSEKPQKIDMDIFNLISDWYHVAIMKMTKTTTPEITPETIAKRLGITTTQATEAVDRLFRLGLLINDENGNPKCGTPQIVADVPKHEALRKFHSQMINKAIKSLETQTALEKFVGSETLAFDEQDLPKAAEIMEECFQKIIRLAATRPEKKHVYHMGIQLFRLTEDLK; from the coding sequence ATGGTTACTATCACTTATAGACAGCTCATAAAACAGGAACTTGACGCGCGCATCAAGGACAACGACCAATACTCGATGCGTGCCATGGCAAAGCAGTTAAACCTTTCCTCAGCTATGCTCTCGTCCATTTTGAACGGAAAAAGAAATCTTTCCGGAAAACGTGCGCTGGAAATCGCCAAAGGGCTTAAATTCAACAAAAAGAAAACCGACTACTTCATGGCGTTGGTACAATTAGACTCTGTAAAGTCCGATGATGCCCGCACAGAACTTTTGGAAACAATTTTCTCCCTTGCTCCTTCGGAAAAACCGCAAAAGATTGATATGGATATCTTCAATCTTATTTCTGACTGGTACCATGTGGCCATCATGAAGATGACCAAGACGACGACGCCGGAGATCACACCTGAAACCATCGCAAAAAGATTGGGCATCACCACAACGCAAGCTACTGAGGCCGTCGATAGATTATTCAGACTGGGACTGCTGATTAATGATGAAAACGGAAATCCAAAATGCGGCACTCCCCAAATAGTCGCTGATGTGCCCAAGCACGAAGCCCTACGCAAATTCCACAGCCAAATGATCAACAAAGCCATTAAATCGTTGGAGACACAAACCGCACTGGAAAAATTTGTGGGTTCTGAAACTTTAGCTTTTGATGAGCAGGATCTGCCCAAGGCCGCAGAGATCATGGAAGAGTGCTTTCAAAAAATCATTCGTCTTGCCGCAACCCGCCCGGAGAAAAAACACGTCTATCATATGGGCATCCAATTGTTCCGTCTGACTGAGGACCTAAAATGA
- a CDS encoding thrombospondin type-1 domain-containing protein, which produces MFWILIPLLFKSLFVLAQPTYNTGAFWRAIDTANPTCTISSALSGWRSFSAETINFNCTDDYRVAKAECRLNGGAWANCTSLTSYTSPTLANDTTYTFEVRATDYFGKLSSVGAGQTRTWSVDLGTPSVSITSWTGTNTGSSRVYFSGTDNESGVASYQCSIDTGTASWAACSGSYLEATGSAGVTYYFRVIVTDNVGRVSGQVTTSWRNGNWGGWSGCSVSCGGGSMTRACNNPSPSGSPPGMGCSGISSQACNTHSCCTAANNTSNMCPGNYYTLQAYNNSNPSCPTPYTQPADGTGAAKVDSDPAVPAGGVVSCASGSISRSNLQSSEVCAKECTTWYTATCRCN; this is translated from the coding sequence ATGTTTTGGATTTTAATACCTTTGCTCTTTAAGAGCCTTTTTGTATTGGCGCAACCCACCTACAATACGGGAGCCTTCTGGCGCGCCATCGATACGGCGAACCCCACTTGCACAATTTCATCAGCACTTTCTGGTTGGCGCAGTTTTTCAGCGGAGACCATTAACTTCAACTGTACCGATGATTATCGTGTTGCCAAAGCCGAGTGTCGCCTTAATGGAGGCGCTTGGGCTAATTGCACATCTTTGACTTCTTATACTTCTCCGACCTTGGCGAATGATACAACCTACACCTTTGAAGTGCGAGCTACAGATTATTTCGGCAAACTGTCGTCAGTGGGGGCAGGGCAAACTCGTACCTGGTCCGTGGATTTAGGAACGCCATCAGTCAGTATTACCAGTTGGACGGGAACCAATACGGGATCATCCCGGGTTTACTTTTCAGGCACCGACAATGAAAGCGGCGTCGCGAGCTATCAATGTTCCATTGATACGGGCACAGCATCTTGGGCGGCATGTTCTGGTTCTTACCTTGAGGCCACTGGTAGCGCCGGTGTGACATATTATTTTCGCGTGATCGTCACTGATAACGTAGGTCGGGTCAGTGGACAAGTGACCACCAGTTGGCGCAATGGCAATTGGGGTGGCTGGAGTGGCTGTTCGGTTTCCTGTGGCGGGGGATCCATGACTCGCGCTTGTAACAATCCTTCTCCGTCAGGAAGTCCTCCGGGGATGGGCTGTAGTGGTATTTCCTCGCAGGCATGCAATACCCATTCTTGTTGTACGGCTGCCAATAACACTTCGAACATGTGTCCTGGAAATTACTATACGCTGCAAGCTTACAACAACTCGAACCCTTCTTGCCCAACGCCTTATACGCAGCCAGCAGACGGCACCGGTGCTGCAAAAGTTGATTCAGATCCGGCAGTACCAGCGGGTGGAGTTGTTTCTTGTGCCAGCGGTTCCATATCTCGCTCCAATTTGCAGTCTTCTGAGGTCTGTGCTAAAGAGTGCACAACTTGGTATACTGCAACGTGCAGATGTAATTAG
- a CDS encoding hydrogen peroxide-inducible genes activator: protein MVKLKVNFSLTQLEYVMAVHKYGHFAKAAEACFVTQPTLSMQIQKLEDELGVVIFDRTKKPILLTDAGKKLISQMQTVLFEARKIESILLEGTKGSRKGILTVGVIPTVAPYLLPRLLPVCVETLPDLELNIKEMQTDHIIEALNKDEIDVGVLATPTEVATMFEYPLYYEPFYVLCDKNHDYAQQKKVKYQSLAMDDIWLLEEGHCLRNQVLDLCSVKKKKGIERKYKFESGSLETLKNLVDLYGGYTLLPQLATHTIGERSQVVQFERPIPAREIGLVCRREHYKSELVEALGEAIVKAIPEELRKIKQKDLDVLPIT, encoded by the coding sequence ATGGTGAAATTAAAGGTGAACTTTTCTTTGACGCAGCTCGAATATGTTATGGCTGTCCATAAGTATGGACACTTCGCCAAGGCCGCAGAAGCCTGTTTTGTAACCCAGCCCACTCTGAGTATGCAGATTCAGAAGCTCGAGGACGAGCTGGGTGTTGTTATTTTTGATCGTACCAAGAAACCCATCTTGCTGACGGATGCTGGTAAAAAGCTGATTTCTCAAATGCAGACGGTTCTGTTTGAAGCGCGCAAAATTGAATCAATTCTTTTGGAAGGAACCAAAGGGTCCCGCAAGGGGATTTTAACTGTGGGAGTGATTCCAACGGTGGCGCCTTATCTATTGCCGCGTCTTTTGCCGGTGTGTGTGGAGACTTTGCCGGATCTGGAGTTGAATATCAAAGAAATGCAAACGGATCATATCATCGAAGCGCTTAACAAAGACGAAATCGATGTGGGTGTGCTTGCGACTCCGACAGAGGTGGCGACGATGTTCGAGTATCCACTGTACTACGAACCGTTCTATGTTCTGTGTGATAAGAATCATGATTATGCCCAGCAAAAGAAAGTCAAATATCAATCCCTGGCTATGGATGACATCTGGCTTTTGGAAGAGGGCCATTGTCTGCGCAATCAGGTTTTGGATTTGTGTTCAGTGAAAAAGAAAAAAGGCATCGAGCGCAAATACAAATTTGAAAGTGGCTCTTTGGAAACACTTAAAAATCTTGTGGATCTGTATGGCGGCTACACGCTACTGCCGCAACTTGCAACTCACACCATAGGCGAGCGCAGCCAGGTCGTGCAATTTGAGCGTCCGATTCCCGCACGCGAAATCGGCCTCGTCTGCCGCCGCGAACATTACAAATCCGAACTAGTAGAAGCTCTCGGCGAAGCCATCGTGAAAGCCATCCCCGAAGAACTACGCAAAATAAAACAAAAAGACCTCGACGTCCTCCCTATCACCTAA
- the gstA gene encoding glutathione transferase GstA yields MNLFYSPGACALASQIALREAGLNFELVKVDLKAKEYAGGDYKKINPKGYIPALQLPNGHLMTEGAVILQWIADQAPDKNLLPKFGTMERYKAMEWLNFIATEIHKGLGSLFGGAVMNEETKEQIKAKLGLRLAVLNQHLDANPYILGENFSVADAYAYNVLRWTGLVGVDMTQHASLQKFMTTMAERPAVKEAVAAEGIRL; encoded by the coding sequence ATGAATCTATTTTACTCCCCAGGCGCCTGCGCCCTTGCATCTCAAATTGCACTTCGCGAAGCCGGTTTGAATTTCGAACTGGTTAAAGTGGACCTTAAAGCCAAAGAATACGCTGGTGGCGACTACAAAAAAATCAATCCCAAGGGTTACATCCCCGCTCTACAACTGCCCAACGGTCACTTGATGACTGAAGGTGCGGTCATCTTGCAATGGATCGCAGACCAGGCACCAGACAAAAACCTTCTTCCAAAATTCGGCACGATGGAACGCTACAAAGCCATGGAGTGGTTGAACTTTATTGCCACTGAAATCCATAAAGGCCTGGGCTCCTTGTTTGGTGGAGCTGTTATGAACGAAGAAACCAAAGAACAAATCAAAGCGAAGCTTGGTTTGCGTCTTGCGGTTTTGAATCAACACTTGGATGCCAATCCGTATATTCTTGGTGAGAATTTCTCTGTGGCAGATGCCTACGCTTACAATGTTCTGCGCTGGACTGGCTTGGTTGGCGTTGACATGACTCAACACGCCTCCCTACAGAAGTTCATGACGACAATGGCCGAGCGCCCCGCAGTGAAAGAAGCTGTGGCGGCTGAAGGCATTCGTCTTTAA